The Populus trichocarpa isolate Nisqually-1 chromosome 18, P.trichocarpa_v4.1, whole genome shotgun sequence genomic interval CTTTTAGCTGTTTCTTGCCGATAACGCTTGTACGCTTTGATGTTATTGGGTGATTGAAGTAAAATTGAATGCTTAGGTGGTTTTGAtctggttttctttttaatttccttgcttttattttgattcattttttttctttcttttcaagttttgagTCTTATTTTTAGAGTCTATTgtctttaccttttcttttccttgctcGAGATCATGTAAGATCTAAGAGTGGGGGAATTTGATACACTCATATTACTCTATCTTTTAGTACCttattcttagtttttttatgcatgttttATATCTTACAATAACTTACTTAAATTGTTTTACACTTAATAGTGCTATACCAACACAAGTATTCCTTCATGAACCGTTTGTGTAAAatatgcatcgttacaacatctggatcgagaaaacttttttatttttacacctcttgcatGGACACTTAATAtcgcctccactaatatttctctgAATATATgttgtgtaattaataaaaccctaaacctcattataataatccatcctccacaATCCTTGGTGAATCTTAATACATTCATGACTTTTATTGAacctatataaaaaatgataacaacatgtattaattaactacgttaagtaaataaatttgcaaaaatattggtttagctcaagATTATCCAACCTACTTTCATacttctcttaattcattatcaattatctacgtaGATATAAATTTGTACacattaatttatgaaaattaaaactcggcaacaaaattgataaaatataaaacaaactcattaaacaagcaattatttattttatcacaacACACCTAAGTTGAAAATTCGACataagttttaacaatttacaaataaatataattttacaaaatctaaaataaaccataacatgtacaaaatcataaatcaatacaacaagtttgtttgagaaaaaacaataaaacaaataaacacccaaacaaaaacatatactacaaaaatatgcaataaaaaaattgacattttaaaattgtgttaaaaaatgatagatttacccacttaaaatgaaaaatccgcaataaaatttcaatcagAACACAAATGTTGTGACTGGAAAAGTTGAAGAAggatgagttgtgttgagatgagGAGGGATGTGGGGGGGTGTTTGTTTAGTTGCagaggggaagaaggagaaataggggaggggaGGGTCGATGACCAGGTCACATATTAACTAATACTGATGGAGTGTTTTCGTCTGTCAATCCGTCGACAATTTTATCGGTATAAGTGACACATCACTATACGGGTTTTCCTATTTGAATCCAACTGTAATTTTGTCAGTAACATTATTCATAAAAACTTACACGTCATCatactatttgatttttttttaattccttctaTTTCGATTGggattccctcggtatatatcgacataatatttctgtcggtaaatacCGATGGAGTTAGCGATGGAAAAAATTTGGTCGGTAAATATCACCATAAaataacgataaaaaaaatatgtcagtGATTTCATTTGTATTCGtagattttctggtagtgagaCCAAGTTCATACAGttgaacaacataaataaaattcattgcAAGTTTAGAAATCAGATGTGTCTACAGAAGTTGTAGTGTGAAAAGGAAAGTATGCATGGGAGAACCACCAATAATTTCAAGAATGGGAGGTGAAAGCACATGGAACTAGGCGTCAAGTGATTACAATTAACAGTATCAAAAAACTAGGAGTAACATACATAATAATACAATGAGTGGTTGAGCTAGATAAAACTTGAGATAATATAGACTAAAGATCATCTAAGGATACAATATGGGAAGGGTAGAAGCTTTAGTGGTAATATTATAGGTGGCAAATGTAGTAGAGCGAGATACATGTTAAATTtgagggtgtttgagagtgtagttgcagttgctttttaaagtgtttttcactcaaaaatacatcaaaataattttttttaaaaaaaaattatttttgacttcatcacatcaaaataatctgaaaatacaaaaaaaatattaatttgaagcaaagaaaaaaataaaaaaaattcaatttttttcaaaagcgcttttgaaacgcaaaaacaaacgatgccaaaaaaacatgataacaAGCCTTGAAATTTACGTATTTATCATGATAAGGGGACTTTACATGATAATTCTTCGGACACTATATGCCATAATCTTATAATTTACCCCTCTCAAATACCTATAAAAAAGgcaaaactagaaaatatttcagtgaaaaaattgacaagaaaaacacatttaagaaaaataaaaaacaaaattgaaaaaaaattaattaaaaaagaaaaaaaatataattaagggtgaaattgagaagaaaaattgagaaaGTCAATAAATAAGTGAATTGGAAAAAATGCCAATactaatgaattattttaatatagtcAGAAACAAAATCGAGAGAATGGTTGAAATtggctaaaaataaaaagaaattaaagatccAAAAAGTGAATTGGAAAAGTCGTCAATATTAAGGGACTATTTTAAATGCAATTAGTAACtagattgaaagaaattaaaaaaaaaggttgaaatttaccaaaagtaaattaaataaaaatccaaagaccaaactagaaaaaaaaacaacaaacttTAGGGacctatttaaaaatatgaaaattctgACTTAAATGAAATGACATTTTTTACAATACTACATCATTCCATGCTTTaattggaaaaagaagaaaaagcatGTCCAAAATGATGTTTTGGGCATGCTTTATTAGTACTTCTCCATAAATGACAGATCTGCAACCGTTGTCTTCATGTTTTGGCCTGCTTTTGACcactattttctctctctcatgccTCCCAAAAATTCCAAACAACACACCATTCACCTTCCCTTCATGTGTACtacattctcataaaaaaaagatatgtgtGTTATGGCCTTCTAAAACCACTAAAAAGCTAGTGCAAATAAACCGACTCAAGCATGTTTAACCAAAGTGTACAATCATGGTGAGGGGTTGAGATTAACCCAAGAAAATCAATGGTCATGATCATTCTACCAAGAAAGATTTCAGGAGCTTTATCCTCACCTATAAATAGGGAGAAATGCAAGAAACAAGAGGAGCCAAGCTAAAGAGAGAAAATGCcaagtttgtgtgtgtgtgtgtgtgagagagagagagagagagagatttttttttttgctagaaatTGGTTTAGTTTGAACTAGGAAGTTTTGGAGGgggagaagaggaaggaagaaagaaaatggaagaaacaaaataagagaaaaaagaagctaacttgaagagaaacaaagaaaacctaTAGGTAGAAAGAGAAACCACCCTCCGCCGCCAACACCGCCATCATTCTCCACCATCGGCAAAAACGATAATAGCCCCTTCTCATCTAGAACTAGTTGAGGTAAACCCTttatctctttttcttcttttctttttcatttatgttttgcattgttactgttcaaaatatcttttaatgaCCATGTTATTACTCATGCATGGACATTATGATCACTcgtgcctttttatttttattttctttgtgttaACGTTATTTgcattttataaaactaaactTTCACCTTTTTACatatacataaatatttatttctaaaaaggaacaaaaaacaACGTCAACGAGTTTTTGTCAAGTtagtttcatgttttttttaattaagtttgtgtttttataaCTAGGTTGGCGTGTCTTCTAGTTTTTAAGGACTGACATAGGTCTAGTGTggtatttttaaacttaaaataagTTCTATAATAAGTCGACGTGTTTTCGTTAAGTTAGCGTCAAGCTTGGATTAAgcttaaatttggatttttaataGTTAGATTGATGTGTCTTCTAGTTTTAGGAACCGACATAGTTCTAGTGaggtgttttaaaaatataaaacaagattGATAATAAGTCCATGAGTCTCCTTCGAGTAGGGACCGACGTGGGTCAGACTTGGTATTttgttcaactttttttttgttttaaaaaataagataataaaaaatttcatgaaataaataaattatagagtTGTGAGACTCTTAATTTAAGGTGCGATGCTAACTCAACGAATATccactaataataaataatttatgaataaattcaaaaaataaattatataattaatgacatgtataaaatatatttatatgaaaatacataGTTAGATAAACTttcatttaaaatgattttctgTATTTTCTTAGAACTTAGAACTGGATTTAATTGACTAACGATTAACTGGTGTGGAATGGCGAGAGTAGCCAAAACCATGTCTGTGGGGCTAGGTTTCACCAGAGATAAGTTTAGAACCAGCATGCTCTCAATAGTAAATAAAGGATGGGGATGCAAGAGCAAGGCACGTAGGTTCAAAAATAGGTAATATATAGTGCCATAAAAACTGAATTAGACATAATTTATCAcaatgaattatatatttacTAAAATTGGCAGAACACTCTTAGATTAGATTTATTAGTTATAGTATTTAAAAAGTAGTGATATTCTATCAACTTAATGAAGTTTTatgaatataattatattatattgtatttttaaattacttaaattataaattaatttttatttaaacaatgtatttaaagatatttgaacttttctattattttatttcatttttttaattgtttaaactGTTATTTACTACTTaactaaaattatcaatatataattagttaaaatattttactaataattttataatctaaatttatttactcTCTAAAAGTCATTGGTTTGAGTTTCACAAATATTAGGGTTATTAAAaacttacatagtcgttaacttcaggactcatgagattagttgaggtgcacgcaagcttaACCTATACacattaatctatataaaaaaaacatgtctctctctctctctctcaactctCAACTCTcaagcaaggttgtcaattccgttttggtaggtgttttgttttttcaattggaatgaaatgtttcagtttcggagtgttttggcgtgccgtttcggggttgtactgttcatatatatatatatatatattcaacaaacataattcaaattcaagataaattaattataaattatgcaatacaaacacaatgccaaacaaatataatttcaaaatttaaaatatttctaaatagtcaagattaaatagatctttaacttaaagtaattcaacttaaataaaatatcaaaatattatgaaagtaaaatgttttaacacaaatattttaaatataaagttaggtcaatgttatcaaggctaatgaaatctaaagcatcccttgttttgctcaaattcctacaaagtataaacatgaaaaaaacaacatgaacataaaccatatatattagtgataaatttaattttaaaaaattaatatcattgttaatgaaaatagtaataataattttcaatattattattactatcattgttattgaaaataataatgaaaaatagctttttataattggatgatttaattaattaaattgaacaagattcaatttgattcaatggcttttcaagagcggaacgaaacatgtggaatgaaaacGGAACGTTTCAGGCAGAATTTAGTCAAAAAAATCCGGAACAaaccgagatttaaaataaaataaaatttattctgttttgtttttttaaaaattaatatgaaatattttaatattttcagacaAAATAAAACGGAATTAACAACCTTCTCTCAAGTCCATGCAagctctctccctctctcttgctTTCTTTGGCTATTTTCCAAGCTCGGTTTCTTCggaaaatttcttctttttgcaGCTCTAATGCTATCTCAAGCTACATTATTGCAACATTCTTAAAGTTTGCATCTTTCAAGTTTTAAGAGTTTAATTGCTCTGCTTGAGCAAGAAAGTTTTAGTGATGGGTGCATCAGGAAAATGGGTGAAATCCCTTATAGGTTTTAAAAAGTCTGATAAAGATCAAGACCATGTAAGCTAAACCACACTCATTAACCAAACAAATCCAACCCATTTGTTCTTTAATGTAGTAATAGtgatattaatgattttttttttctgtacgAGAAGGTAAATGGCAAGAGCAAGAAATGGAAGCTATGGAGGAGCTCATCTGGTGACTTGGGGTCTTCATGGAAGGATTTTAAAGGGAAACATAGAACAGCGTCAGAGGCATCGGGTTCTTCACCATTAACTGATCCATTTACTACCGCAATGGCTACTGTGGTTAGAGCTCCTCCTAAGGGTTTTAGGGTTGTCAGGCAAGAGTGGGCTGCTATCAGGATTCAAACTGCTTTCCGTGGATTCTTGGTAAATGGGTTTCCCTTTTTGGTCTTGGATCTCTTTTAACTGTTTGTTTGCTGAGAAAATGGAGTAGGAGGGAGGGAAAgttgaatgttttttattttatgaattggGTTTGGCATTTACTGTTCTGTGGAAAATTAGGAACTTTCTCCCTCTTTCAAGGAGGAAAAAAATGGAACCTTTTGAATATACCTTACTGTTTGATTGCTGAGAAAATGGCAGAAAAGAAAGTTTGAATGTTTGATTTGGATTTTTGCTTTTTCTATCCATGGACAGAATAGGAACTTTCTTCAAGCtttgaaattgacaaaaattgaAGACACCACACATCTGAGTTAAATGCACACAAAGTCTGTGTTAATGCGTAACCACTAACCACTAAACAGTGCGAAAAAAgcttaactttttttcttatgatcattgactcttttctttgcaatctTACTGAATCTTAAGTGAGCAAATGAAACACTAATCGAACAAAGAAAACAGGTACTATAAGAGACGAATTTCCAGATTTAAAGCAAAAACTTTGAACATAATACTTGGCAAATCAATTGACAATGGTTGTTGAACAAGTGAGTGATTGGTTCTAGGCAAGAAGGGCTCTGAGGGCTTTGAAAGCAGTGGTGAGACTCCAAGCTATAGTTCGAGGTCGACAAGTGAGAAAGCAGGCTGCTGTGATGCTTTGGTGTATGCAGGCTCTTGTTCGAGTTCAAGCTCGAGTCAGGGCTCATCCTGTGCGAATGTCCATAGAAGGGCAGGCAGTGCAGAATATGCTAAATGAGCGACATAGCAAGGCTGATCTCTTGAAACATGCTGAGGTATCATAAAAACCACTAAATAGATATGATCCATTTTCATAGTCCTTAGCATTAGCTAGCTATTTCAACTCTTCTGCAATGCTCTAAGGAGTTTGATTCGATTTCAGGAAGGGTGGTGCGATGGCAAGGGGACATTGGAAGATGTGAAGTCAAAACTGCAAATGAGGCAAGAAGGAGCCTTCAAGAGAGAAAGAGCAATTGCATACTCCCTTGCTCAGAAAGTATTCTGCTATCATATGTTTTAGTGCCTTACTTTTTCACATATGCTAACCATGTTCactaactaatttattttttcagcaaTGGAGATCAAACCCCAGCTCAAATACTCGAACCAATAGCTCAGTATACTCATTCAAGAATCAGGAGTTTGATAAGAATAGCTGGGGATGGAGTTGGCTTTAACGCTGGATGGCAGCCAAGCCATGGGAGTCTAGATTGATGGAGCAATCCCACACTGATCCCTCAGTGACTCCACCGAAGTCGTGTAGATGTGAACATACATTCAAAATCCTCTGAACAAAGTTTAGTGAAAGTCAGAAAGAACAATGTAACTACTAGAATTTCAGCTAGGCCTCCAATTGGGCATATTACTCGCTCATCTTCCAGTCCAAGTTCTGAATTCCGCTTTGATGAGAGTTCAGCTTCTTCATCAATTTGTACATCTACAACACCAATATCAGGAAACACTGGCTTGGCCTCTGATAAAACAGAGGAGAGTGGTAACAGTAGGCCAAATTACATGAACCTGACCGAGTCAACCAAGGCAAAGCAAAAAACATCCGGTCATTTATCTCATAGGATCCAAAGGCAGTCTATGGATGAGTTTCAGTTTCTCAAAAAGTCAGGAGCATTCTCAAATGGAGATTCGAAAAACAGTACTGGTTCTGATCCGTCAGTTAATTTATCTAAGCCACTTTGCTTGCCAACAAGATTTGATAAGAACTCGACGAAACAACTAAGAGGAATGGATCATTTGTATGATTAGATGGGTTGATTAAGAAGTTTCAACAACTTCTTGTACTCCGTTGTTGAGATATGTGTATTAATTTAGAAGCATTTCTGCAATCATTATTGGCAAGCTGTAGCTAAGACAGCTTGGTGAGTTGCTAGTGTTTTGAGGGTTATCCATTCTGTAAAATAGTTAATTTTGGTTGTGCATGTGATCTTCACCAGTAGCCTCCAACTCATACCAAATTTTGACAGATAAATGGATTTTTGCAGGACCTGAATTGTTCTAGGACATCTGTGCCAGCACCAAATATCGTGAAATCACATTAGTATTGTGGCGTGTTTTCTCTGTCAAGAAGTGAGATTTAGCTTGGAACCAATCTGTTCCTACTAAATCATGGCCACAGATCATTGCATCTCAGAATATGCTTTGGATAAAAATTTAGTTGCTCTGAAAGCATGTCCTATCCATGTTAGTACTGGATAAATTCTTTGTACCGATCAtctttttagtagatttatcaacatgaatatgttttttttaatatttatttgaaagcAAGCTCTTTCCATGATAATTCTTCGTACAGGAGATATTTCTAGGTGATAGGAGATCTTTCTAGGAGATTTATCGAAACAAAGATGTTACAACCCAGCATAACAATCTTCAAGTTCGTTTTACAATTCTAAGCTTTACGCCATGCCTGAAGTTGAGAACTATGCCAAAGTCAAGTTCAAGAGGTTTTTCCATGTGAGGGGAATGTCGAAATAAATATTTCCGGTATAAATGTATCAGTGAGAGCTTGATTTCTTGTATGGAAAATTTCTGGCCAATACAAGCTCTAGGTCCAAGTCCAAAGGGTATGAGAGCATAAGGATGCCTTCGTTTCTCTTCTTCACAATTTGGATCAAACCTCTCCGGCTTGAACTTGTCTGGCTCTGGGAAATTCTTGGGATCTTTTGCTAGAACTCCAGGTGCTAACCAGATCCATGTACCCTGCTcgtcaaaaaaggaaaagaaaaagaaagaagtaatGCATCTAAAATAGTAGGTGTACTAGTTATAGGTACATGATCAATTATACCTTTGGGAGAAGATAACCTCCTATCTCTACTTCTTTCGATGTTTCTCTTGCAATTAATGGAGAGACAACGTAAAACCTCATTGCCTCTTTAACTACCTGCAATTAAACCATAAATCAAAAAATGGAACTCCACAGTTCGATAACACACACCATGAAACATGGAGATCAAATTTGCAATGAAATGGACATCATTGTAGGTCAGATAAATTGGAGAAAATAACAACTCGGCATCATTGACCGATAGAAAACTCGAAGTGAACTTGAAGACTTGCCTGGTCAAGGTAGGGGAATTCGTTTTGAAGATCTTGAGCTGTTGGCATCTGCTCATGTGGACCAAACCCATCAATTTCAGCAAGCAGTTTCTTCTCGACTTCTGGATGTTGAGCAATTAAATAAACAACTGAAGATAATGTGAATGCTGTTGTAGCTGATCCTGCAAGCAGATGCTCATAAGTAACTGCACTGATATAGTCCGGAGTGAAAGCATTCTTTGACAGAGTCTCTGATTCCCTTGCCCGTAATATGAGTGACAAGAAGTCCTTTGAACCCTTatttttctcttccattttctttctaaCAATCTCCTCAAGCCGGCCACTTATATTCTTATTAGTCCTATCAACTTTCCAGTCCATAGTGCCAGGAATTCGCTTAAGGATCTGCCTAAAGGGCTCCTGCAGTATTGGGACAAGTAGACCAAGAATAATAGAAAAGGAACCTGATAAGTCCATCTTAAGTTGTGTTGTTGAGTAGATATGTTGTTTAATGAACTCTGAGACATCAGTGTTGTCTTTTCCTTGGCTATGGAAACTGTTGAATGAATCACTGGTTGATTGTGGTTTGGAGAGGCCGAAGTCAACACCGAATGCAGCTTGTCCTATTACATCTGTGGCCAATTTGAGGGAGAGGTTGGAGAAagtgatttcttcttctttaagagATTGGAAATTCTCAGTTGCAGACTCAATGAATGATTGCATGGTGGGCACTAGGCTGGCCAAGTGTGATGGCTGGTAGACTGACAGTATTGAGTTTCTCATGGTTGACCATATTGCATCCCTGCAAGTTCAAATTTCACCAGAAACTTTTGAAAATCCGCTCATAATCTGCTTTTACCTGTATACCATTTTGGGTGAAGCCTTGGTGAAAGTAAATGAATGAAAAGATATATACAAGAGAAGCACGCTTGTTCCTGTAGTCATGTTACAAATTACCTGGTGAAGAAGAGACCTTTCTGATGAAGAGGTGAAGCTGAGATGGGAGAGGGTATACTTCTATTTGGGATGTCTTTGAACTTCTTTATTCCAATTTCTCTACAAAGCTCTGGGTCAGCTACTATGATCAGTGGTTGTCTCCCCATATGAAACCTGCTCCACACCAGCCTAAAATTTAGTCTGTTTTTCAATTCCAAATTTGTCAGTAGCCTAACCGAGTTTCAGCGTTTCACCATTTTAACCAAAGGGCTCTAGCAAAACAATAGCCGTTATGTAGATATTACATTTGACATTTACAATATCAGATGCAAATCCACAAGCTACACTTGTATGAGACAAGAGTGCACAATACAAGTTACAAAATGCTAAAATTTTGTTCTGTTTTCCTGACCAAGTGGTCATTGTTTCATCTTCTATTCATATTCAAGCGAAGCTAGACATTAATCTCTCCACTTCCATCAACCTCTCTTTCTTCTCCAATTACGAAGTTAGAAGAGTATAAAATAGATCTAACCTGTCACAAAATGTCTTTCCAGAGACCGTAATATCACAACTCATTTCACTAAGAAACccacaaaaaaagagaagcaaaaTTGGACTTTAAATTAATCCtctaaacaagctcaaaagtcGAAATCACAGAGAATGAAGCAAAAGCTAAACGTTCAAGAACTTTCACCAGCTTTAACATGGCAGCAAATTTGAAGATTAAAACCAGTAAGCTGACctgaaaatggggccataaagCTTTGCAAGAAGTGTGAACACATCAGGGCCATGCTTTGCCATCAAGGGAAGGTGACCCAACAAGGGGATCACAGGCGGGCCTGGTACCTTCCTAACACCCCAGTAGGGCCCATACAAGTAACCCAATAGGCCTAATAGCATAGCCAACACTGTACATAAAGGTGTGACCATGGGTGTGAACAATACCTGTAAATCCGTACTCATCGTCCTTTGGAGAGTATTAAAGCACTCTAAGCTGATGCTCTCGTTTCAGAGATTAGAAGAAAGGGGAGAGCCATGTTTATAGCCCTACCAAAAAGGTGGGGAATGGAGAACAAGTGGTTCTCTCTCTAAGCATCTTTTTGGGCCCTATGTCTTTGTCGGTTTTCTGAATCATTATACCGGTGACTCTGTCTTTGATGCCCCTACCCTGTACATTATTTCTCAAGACTTGTTTATATACTTTTTTAGTGTGTGTGAGATAATCGATCCCCTCAACTTTTTTACATGGTCTATTCAAGGGTTGATGATTTAATATTGAGAAGGCAAATAGACACAAAATACATTTCGTATGGTTGGCTGGCTGGCATAGGAAGTAGGATCAAGTGACAAGGATATCTGGATTATTCCTATTTTGCCTTTGTCTTGTGAATAATCacaatcattattttatatctcggataatattttttactacaTGGTGACTCTATTTCTTGCTGTGGTGGAAAAAATTGAGACAAACATGATATTCCACTATATAATATACAATATAATCTGTATATTATCATAACTCGATTTGACCCCTTttcctattatatttttttaaaaaataaaaatacaagaaaacccCAAAAGATATTTTCAACCAATTCAACTAATTTTCAGCTATTtcataaagaattttaaaaaatcagaaattttttctaaaaataattaaaaaataacaaagaaaaaagtttagGATAGCACCTATCAACAACAGTGACAACCATTGTCATCAACCCCACGACACCAAAATAGCAGTAACAACAaccatttataaaaataatagagagagaattgagagagagaaataagagAATTGAAAGAATACTGAAAGTTTTTCAGGCAACAGATCTCCCATTCCAGGCAACGGTGGATCTCATCGCCAATACATAAGGATGAGCTAGTAAACAGAGGCACACCCATCCCAACCATTCACGCGTCTCCAGCTTTTTTAGAGCATGAATCCACATGCCAACAACCTTCTCAACGCACTATAGTGTCTCATACATGCGACATCTTTGTCGAAACAATTCCAATAAACTCCGATCAACCTCAGCCACTTTAAAAGGTAAATTTTAAATCCCATATGAATTTTGGACAATTTTCAACATGATTTTGAACAttgtgataaattatttttggttgTTTGAGATGATTTTAAGATTGATTGTGTATTATTGTAAATGATTGTGATATTTGAAGTGTTGAGATCCACTTCATTGTGTGGCAACCCCTAGGGTTTGATGCCactagaaaatttatttatgatagaATAAGGTTGAAATCAAT includes:
- the LOC7463709 gene encoding cytochrome P450 711A1 isoform X1, whose protein sequence is MSTDLQVLFTPMVTPLCTVLAMLLGLLGYLYGPYWGVRKVPGPPVIPLLGHLPLMAKHGPDVFTLLAKLYGPIFRLNFRLVWSRFHMGRQPLIIVADPELCREIGIKKFKDIPNRSIPSPISASPLHQKGLFFTRDAIWSTMRNSILSVYQPSHLASLVPTMQSFIESATENFQSLKEEEITFSNLSLKLATDVIGQAAFGVDFGLSKPQSTSDSFNSFHSQGKDNTDVSEFIKQHIYSTTQLKMDLSGSFSIILGLLVPILQEPFRQILKRIPGTMDWKVDRTNKNISGRLEEIVRKKMEEKNKGSKDFLSLILRARESETLSKNAFTPDYISAVTYEHLLAGSATTAFTLSSVVYLIAQHPEVEKKLLAEIDGFGPHEQMPTAQDLQNEFPYLDQVVKEAMRFYVVSPLIARETSKEVEIGGYLLPKGTWIWLAPGVLAKDPKNFPEPDKFKPERFDPNCEEEKRRHPYALIPFGLGPRACIGQKFSIQEIKLSLIHLYRKYLFRHSPHMEKPLELDFGIVLNFRHGVKLRIVKRT
- the LOC7463709 gene encoding cytochrome P450 711A1 isoform X3, which codes for MSTDLQVLFTPMVTPLCTVLAMLLGLLGYLYGPYWGVRKVPGPPVIPLLGHLPLMAKHGPDVFTLLAKLYGPIFRFHMGRQPLIIVADPELCREIGIKKFKDIPNRSIPSPISASPLHQKGLFFTRDAIWSTMRNSILSVYQPSHLASLVPTMQSFIESATENFQSLKEEEITFSNLSLKLATDVIGQAAFGVDFGLSKPQSTSDSFNSFHSQGKDNTDVSEFIKQHIYSTTQLKMDLSGSFSIILGLLVPILQEPFRQILKRIPGTMDWKVDRTNKNISGRLEEIVRKKMEEKNKGSKDFLSLILRARESETLSKNAFTPDYISAVTYEHLLAGSATTAFTLSSVVYLIAQHPEVEKKLLAEIDGFGPHEQMPTAQDLQNEFPYLDQVVKEAMRFYVVSPLIARETSKEVEIGGYLLPKGTWIWLAPGVLAKDPKNFPEPDKFKPERFDPNCEEEKRRHPYALIPFGLGPRACIGQKFSIQEIKLSLIHLYRKYLFRHSPHMEKPLELDFGIVLNFRHGVKLRIVKRT
- the LOC7463709 gene encoding cytochrome P450 711A1 isoform X4, with translation MSTDLQVLFTPMVTPLCTVLAMLLGLLGYLYGPYWGVRKVPGPPVIPLLGHLPLMAKHGPDVFTLLAKLYGPIFRFHMGRQPLIIVADPELCREIGIKKFKDIPNRSIPSPISASPLHQKGLFFTRDAIWSTMRNSILSVYQPSHLASLVPTMQSFIESATENFQSLKEEEITFSNLSLKLATDVIGQAAFGVDFGLSKPQSTSDSFNSFHSQGKDNTDVSEFIKQHIYSTTQLKMDLSGSFSIILGLLVPILQEPFRQILKRIPGTMDWKVDRTNKNISGRLEEIVRKKMEEKNKGSKDFLSLILRARESETLSKNAFTPDYISAVTYEHLLAGSATTAFTLSSVVYLIAQHPEVEKKLLAEIDGFGPHEQMPTAQDLQNEFPYLDQAIKEAMRFYVVSPLIARETSKEVEIGGYLLPKGTWIWLAPGVLAKDPKNFPEPDKFKPERFDPNCEEEKRRHPYALIPFGLGPRACIGQKFSIQEIKLSLIHLYRKYLFRHSPHMEKPLELDFGIVLNFRHGVKLRIVKRT
- the LOC7463709 gene encoding cytochrome P450 711A1 isoform X2 → MSTDLQVLFTPMVTPLCTVLAMLLGLLGYLYGPYWGVRKVPGPPVIPLLGHLPLMAKHGPDVFTLLAKLYGPIFRLNFRLVWSRFHMGRQPLIIVADPELCREIGIKKFKDIPNRSIPSPISASPLHQKGLFFTRDAIWSTMRNSILSVYQPSHLASLVPTMQSFIESATENFQSLKEEEITFSNLSLKLATDVIGQAAFGVDFGLSKPQSTSDSFNSFHSQGKDNTDVSEFIKQHIYSTTQLKMDLSGSFSIILGLLVPILQEPFRQILKRIPGTMDWKVDRTNKNISGRLEEIVRKKMEEKNKGSKDFLSLILRARESETLSKNAFTPDYISAVTYEHLLAGSATTAFTLSSVVYLIAQHPEVEKKLLAEIDGFGPHEQMPTAQDLQNEFPYLDQAIKEAMRFYVVSPLIARETSKEVEIGGYLLPKGTWIWLAPGVLAKDPKNFPEPDKFKPERFDPNCEEEKRRHPYALIPFGLGPRACIGQKFSIQEIKLSLIHLYRKYLFRHSPHMEKPLELDFGIVLNFRHGVKLRIVKRT